TACAAAATCCTTGCCGGGGATAGGCAATTCTACGTCAATTTCAGGCGCTTTGGCTGCTACGGTGTATTCCATGACGTAGAAACAGTTCCCGAAAATATAGTGCAGTTTAAAATTTTCGACGGTGGCGGGCAAATCTTCGTACGGTATTTCGGCGCGGAAGAGCGGATTGGCTTTCCACAGAATCTCGTAAGTAGGCTCTTTACGCAACCACGGGGCCATACTTTCGTCACCAATCACTACTTTACCGCCCACTTTTACCACACGTGTCAATTCAGCAAATGCTCTTTTGCGCTCTGAAAAAGTATTGATCCCTCCAAAGTGAAATACCGAATCAAAGGTTCCGTCGGCAAAGGGCAGATATGAGCCATTCCCCAGGAAATAATGAACGTTCACTTCTTTCGGTTGAAGTTTTTGCGTAGCCAGCCGCAGCATATTGGGCGACAGGTCGGAAAGTACGGCCGTACCGCCGGGGCTGATCTGCTCTATAATCAACGCGGAATCTTTGCCCGTTCCGGCCCCTACTTCGAGCACCGTTTGTCCGGGCTTCAGCCCCATCAAACCAATCATAAATTGACGGGTGGCGGCTTCATCTGAGTGATTAAGGGTTTCAAAAACCCATGAAACGCCTCGATCATACCGCTGATAGGCTTGATCATAGAGGTGTTGCTCGCGGGCATCGTCTTCCAACAATTCGCGGGGATGAACCATATCTACAATGCCCGAATCCAATACCGGATACGCAGTACCATCGGGAGCAGTAAGAGATAAGCCATTATCGGCAATTTGTAAAGGCTGTCCTGTTTTGGGACAGACCAGCGATTCCAGGAATTGATTATGTGTCATTATGTATTTCTATTCAGGATTC
Above is a window of Runella slithyformis DSM 19594 DNA encoding:
- a CDS encoding class I SAM-dependent methyltransferase — its product is MTHNQFLESLVCPKTGQPLQIADNGLSLTAPDGTAYPVLDSGIVDMVHPRELLEDDAREQHLYDQAYQRYDRGVSWVFETLNHSDEAATRQFMIGLMGLKPGQTVLEVGAGTGKDSALIIEQISPGGTAVLSDLSPNMLRLATQKLQPKEVNVHYFLGNGSYLPFADGTFDSVFHFGGINTFSERKRAFAELTRVVKVGGKVVIGDESMAPWLRKEPTYEILWKANPLFRAEIPYEDLPATVENFKLHYIFGNCFYVMEYTVAAKAPEIDVELPIPGKDFVDNWKLRAEKSGQ